One window from the genome of Trabulsiella odontotermitis encodes:
- the pptA gene encoding tautomerase PptA, translating into MPHIDIKCFPRDLTDEQKTALAADITDVIVRHLNSKDRSVSIALNQVQEADWKQVWDSEIAPQLETLIKKPGYSM; encoded by the coding sequence ATGCCGCACATCGACATCAAATGCTTCCCCCGCGATCTGACTGACGAACAAAAAACGGCGCTGGCCGCCGATATCACCGACGTCATCGTTCGCCATCTTAACAGCAAAGACCGTTCCGTCAGCATCGCGCTGAACCAGGTACAGGAAGCTGACTGGAAACAGGTGTGGGACAGCGAAATCGCGCCACAACTGGAGACGCTGATTAAGAAACCTGGCTACAGCATGTAG
- a CDS encoding cysteine hydrolase family protein, whose product MMKMLLCKTLLFATMLSAYALANTEELSPVNSKTIRTMSGATATTSLSAPATGLLVIDIQNEYFPGGKMVIPDGMKVLHNSKKLVEFAHQKGIPVWFVRHVGAKGGPLFAEGSVFAEFHKDLQPTKDDRIMTKATPSAFVGTDLEQQLKAKGIKQLIVTGLMTHMCVSTTSRDAVPKGFSVIIPEDATATRSIDDSRGGVIDHQLLQRAAIAGVADVFAEIRTTQEVLDLPVTP is encoded by the coding sequence ATGATGAAGATGCTGTTATGCAAAACATTATTATTCGCCACGATGCTTTCTGCATACGCGCTGGCAAATACTGAGGAGTTGTCACCTGTGAATAGCAAAACCATTCGTACCATGAGCGGCGCGACCGCCACCACATCGCTGTCAGCACCCGCTACCGGGCTGCTGGTGATTGATATCCAGAACGAATACTTCCCCGGCGGCAAAATGGTGATCCCGGACGGCATGAAAGTGCTCCACAACAGCAAAAAGCTGGTTGAGTTTGCGCACCAGAAGGGTATTCCGGTGTGGTTTGTGCGCCACGTCGGCGCGAAAGGCGGCCCGTTGTTCGCCGAAGGTTCCGTTTTTGCTGAGTTTCATAAAGATCTTCAGCCAACAAAAGACGATCGTATAATGACCAAAGCGACACCCAGCGCCTTTGTCGGCACTGATCTTGAGCAACAGCTCAAGGCGAAAGGGATTAAACAGCTGATTGTCACTGGCCTGATGACGCATATGTGCGTTTCCACCACTTCGCGCGATGCCGTACCGAAAGGCTTTAGCGTCATCATTCCTGAAGATGCGACCGCCACGCGCAGCATTGACGATTCGCGTGGTGGGGTGATTGATCATCAACTGTTGCAGCGTGCGGCGATTGCCGGTGTCGCGGATGTGTTTGCCGAAATTCGCACTACGCAAGAAGTGTTGGATCTGCCGGTGACACCGTAA
- a CDS encoding GlxA family transcriptional regulator, translating to MTRIGIVVFDGIIPFHLSVPCAVFELVVSPDGTPLCEVTICATTPGQMKTNAGFSIVVDKGLDALSGMDIVVVPSWNPAVTHPDERLLAALRTAHQAGARIVGLCMGAFVLAAAGLLDHRPATTHWRWAPDFQQRYPSVRMDRDVLYVDDGDVMTSAGTAASIDCCLHLVRQKWGAEIANSVARLLVVPPHRQGGQAQYVELPVQNTRRGDSFSLALSWATENLHQPLTIDLLADRACMSRRSFTRRFQQTTGESFSRWLLDQRIIVAQRFLEKTDQPIDLIASQVGFASATSLRRHFLKSLKTSPSRYRKEFRGV from the coding sequence ATGACCCGCATTGGTATTGTGGTATTTGATGGCATTATTCCGTTTCATCTGTCCGTGCCCTGCGCCGTCTTTGAACTGGTGGTATCACCTGACGGGACGCCGCTGTGCGAGGTGACCATCTGCGCCACCACACCGGGGCAGATGAAAACCAATGCCGGGTTTTCGATTGTTGTTGATAAGGGGCTGGATGCGCTGAGCGGCATGGATATCGTGGTAGTGCCGAGCTGGAACCCGGCGGTGACTCACCCCGACGAGCGGCTACTGGCGGCGTTGCGCACGGCGCATCAGGCTGGCGCCCGCATCGTTGGCCTTTGTATGGGGGCTTTCGTGCTGGCGGCGGCGGGGTTGCTGGATCATCGTCCGGCGACGACCCACTGGCGCTGGGCACCGGATTTCCAGCAGCGTTATCCGTCCGTTCGCATGGATCGCGATGTGCTGTATGTTGACGATGGCGATGTGATGACCTCGGCGGGCACCGCCGCCAGCATTGATTGTTGCCTGCATCTGGTGAGGCAAAAGTGGGGGGCGGAAATCGCCAACAGCGTCGCGCGTCTGTTGGTTGTGCCGCCGCATCGTCAGGGCGGTCAGGCGCAATATGTGGAATTGCCGGTGCAGAATACGCGGCGGGGCGACAGCTTTTCGCTGGCGCTCTCGTGGGCGACGGAAAATCTCCATCAGCCGCTGACAATCGATTTGCTGGCTGATCGCGCCTGTATGAGCCGCCGCAGCTTTACCCGGCGCTTTCAGCAGACCACCGGCGAGAGTTTTTCGCGCTGGCTGCTCGACCAGCGCATCATCGTGGCGCAACGTTTTCTGGAGAAAACCGATCAGCCTATTGATCTCATCGCCAGCCAGGTCGGCTTTGCCTCTGCCACATCACTTCGCCGCCATTTCCTCAAGTCACTGAAAACCTCGCCGTCCCGTTACCGCAAGGAGTTTCGCGGCGTCTGA